TACTAAACGCCGCGTCAAACAAAGCTAACAAAGGCGAAAGTATAAACGAAAAAGATATCAAAGAGATCGTAAAAACGATAGATGACAAGATAAAAATTCAAGAAGAAACACAAGTCGGAGAGCAAAATAAAATTCTAACCGACCTAGCAAACTTAGACGAAACCACCAAAAATGAACTTTATGAAAATGCAAATTTCATGCAGCTCTTGCAAGTTTTAGAAATTTTAAACGGTGGCGAGCAGATAAGCAAATTCCCAAATTTTAGCGATAAAATAGCCGCATTTTTATCAAATAGCGCAAACGTAAAAGAGCTTAGCGAGGTAAAAAGTATCACGGATCTACTTGATCTTGCTAAGAAATTTGACCTTGGACTTGAAAATCTCACTATCACGAACGACGATGTAGAAACATTAAGCGAGATGTTTAAAGGACTAGCCAACAAGGAGTTTTTTAAGCCCGTGTTGCCGCAAGCACAAAACATTTATAGTGGCGAACTTAAAAATCAAGTCGAGCAAACCATCAGCATGAATGAAAGCACAGAGCCTGTTAAGCTAAACGCTCTTTTGCATGAAATTTCAAAAGAGGTAAAACCAAATTTAAAACAGCAAACCCAAACATCACAAACCAAAACGCCAACATTGCAAACATCAGAAAACATGATAGATGAGGCTATAGAAACGACAAATACCGAAGAAGTAGCCATAAAAACAGTTCAAAATTTAAGTGTAAAAAACGAAAAAAATATAAATTTACAGTCGCTTTTATACCCTGAAAGGGAGCAAAATTTAGCGCAAGAAAGCATGACGCAAGGCGAGGAAATTCAAATCCAAGATGAAAATCCCCTAAACTCCATGGTGCGCGACATATCAAGCGCAGCTAGGTCACAGATACAAGAAAAAGCTCTCGTAAAAGAGACTTTTAGCAACTTTAGCGAAAATTTAAAAGAGCAAATTCAAAACTATAAAGCACCGCTAACAAGGGTAAATATCACGTTAAATCCGATGAATTTAGGCGAAGTCGAGATAACAATGCTTAACCGCGGAAATAACCTGCACATAAATTTCAACTCAAACACGGCTACAATGAATTTGTTTTTACAAAATCAAGCCGAGTTTAAAAACAGCCTTGTAAATATGGGATTTACCGAACTTGAGATGAATTTTAACGACCAAAGCCAAAGACAAGAAAAGGGTCAACAAGCCTACAAAAACCAAAACAAACAAGCACAAGAGAGTGAAGAGATACAAGAAGCGGAACAAAATTTGCTTGAGCTTGTTATACCAAGATATGTTTAAAAATTTAAAAGGATAAAAAATGGCAAGCGTAGCCGACGTTCAAACACAATTTACAGCAGATAAGATACAAGCCAAAAAAGACGCAGCAAAACTTGCAAGCGCAGACGGGACAAATCCCGGTTCACAACTTGACAAAGACGCATTTTTAAAGCTTTTACTAACAGAACTTCAGTATCAAGACCCGACTTCACCTATGGATACGGAAAAAATGCTAACACAAACAAGCCAACTAGCCACGCTAGAAATGCAAGAAAACACAAACTCGACCATGAAAGAACTTGTATCGCAATTACAAGCTAACTCAAGTATGTATGCCCTATCCGCGCTTGGAAAAATGGCAAACATCGGCACCGATAGAGTAAGCGTAACGGAAGAAACGGTAAATTTAACGATCCCTATCTACTTCCCATCTAATGCCACAGGCGGAACGCTAAGCATAACAGACTCCAACGGCAACGTCGTAAGAACCGAAAGTATCGGGTCGCAAAATGCCGGAACAAATACCTTTAACTGGAATTTGATCACAAACAGCGGAACAAAAGCCGGCACAGGAACATATGCCGTTAAGGTTAATTACACAGATAGCGAAGGCAACGCTAAAACTGCAACATACGGCTCATATCCTGTTGAAGCCGTTAAATTTATAGATGGTAAAGCCCAGGTAAAAATAGCAGGCGAATACATATCCGCAGATGATGTTTCAGAATATTACGAAGAAGTAAATTTAAATAACAAACAAACTAATACATCATCAAGTTCAACAAACAACCAAACACCTAAACAAAGTGTCGCAGAAAGTGCACTAGCTACAGAAAATGCATTAGCCGATGAGGCAGAAGCAGAATACAATGCACTGCTAAACAGAGGATAAAATCATGATGAGAGGACTTTATAACGGTGTTTCCGGGATAAAAACCCAGAGCTTTGGCATGGATGTTTGGGCAAATAACATCTCAAACATCAATAACGTCGGTTTTAAAGCCTCTACTCCGGAATACAAAAGCATACTTTATCAAACAATGTATTCTGCCGGCAACAAGCCAACAACCGATCAAGTAGGACTAGGTGCCGTAAAACAAGCAACTGCACTTGACATGAGCAACGGATCTTATCAAAATACCGATAACAATTTCGATGTTGCCATACAAGGCGATGGATTTTTTGGAGTTTTAGATAGATACGGCAAAACATACTACACAAGAGCGGGAAATTTCGACATAGATGCGGCTGGAAATTTAGTCGATACTTTTGGAAATTTTGTCCTAGGCACGATAAATGAATTATCAGCCGTAACTCCAAGCCAAAGTGCGCTAAACACCTTTGGCGGATCCGGACAAAGTGCTCAAAATGCCTATACGATATCTAAGGTAGATAGCTTAAATTTAGGCTCTGAAAGTGCACAATCAGCCATAAAGCTACCAAGCTTTTTATACCTCGCTTCCGAGCCGACAACGCTTGTAAATTTTAGAGGCAACTTAGACTCCACAGTAAAAACACAGATAGAAAAAAGCGAACTTAGCAAAGACACATACACGCAAAGTGTAGACGAAGATGTAAAAACCATAAGCATAAGTGGCGCACTTGAGCTTAGCAACTCCCGCACCGGATATAAGAAAAACGATAGCGTCACGGTAAAAATTGCCGATGCGAGCGGTAAATTTAGTGAATTTACAACTCAACTTGACAAAAACGGCAAATGGAGCTTAGAAAATCAAGATATAAAATACCTAGACCTTGATACGATAAGCACCGAAGTTAGTATATTTTCGAGCAAAGAGGTTGCCAACACTCAACAATTTAGCACGCAAGCTTACGGTGAAAACGGAGCGATAAATTTAATAACCATAAATTTAGAAAAACAAGTCCCTCAAACAAGTAACCAAACCCTCTGGAACGCGACCGCAACGATGACTGATAAAAACGGCAATGTCTTAAATTCATCACAAGGCATAATGACCTTTGGTCCGCAAGGAACACTAGTTTCAAACACACTAACAAGTGTGGGCGGCGTTAAGTTAAATTTTCTAGGCTCTAGCGATTCTAGCGTCTATGACGGTCTTATAAGTACCGCAAACAGCGACAAAAACATAAGCATAACTAAAAACGGGTATGAAGAGGGCGTTTTAAAACGCTATCAGATGAATGACAACGGCGATATACTGGCTATCTTTGACAACACAAGGATGTTTCCTGTGGCAAAACTAGCGCTTTACCACTTCCAAAATGACCAAGGACTAGCCAAAATGGGAGATAACATCTACTCTGCAACAGCAAATTCCGGAGAGGCATTTTTTTACAAAGACAAAGCGGGAGATGTTATATACGGCTCAAGGATATCATCAAATATGCTTGAAATGAGCAACGTCGATCTTGGCTCTGCACTAACGGAAATAATCGTAACGCAAAAGGCTTACGACGCTAGCTCAAAAAGTATCACAACAAGCGATGAGATGCTTCAAACCGCTATCCAAATGAAAAGCTAAAATTTGATTGATTAAAATATCAATCAAATTTAACCTCATACCATAAACATAACTTTTGCGAGTATGACTATGACAAATCCAAAAACAAAAGCGATATTATGTAAATTTTCACGTAAAAATTTAGGCGGCTGCTTGCCAAGTGTGCGGTGAGTTAAATTTATCACGACTCCCGCACCTATAACAAATGCTAAAATAACCTTTATCATAAAAATTTGCTGAAGAGGCGTTTGAAAATACCCTCCGGCTTTTGAGCCAACCCATGTACTCATCATCATACCACCGGTTAAAAACAGTAGCAAAAGACACAATGGCATGATCTTGATAGCTTTTTTGGAAATAGCACTTTTAACTCTATCAAATTCATCACCCAAAATACCCTTTAAACGCGAAAATATAATAACATCAAAGAAGATGTAACCTAGAAAAATTATCGCACATATAACGTGCAAAAGCTGGACATACGGATATATGGCTTGCATTTAGTTCCTTATCGGTTTTTGATTATTGTAGAGTATTTTTATCTGATTTGCAATGATATTGCTCAAGTGTTGTTTTGGGAGTAAATTTTAACCTCGTTGATTAAAAATTCATAAACACGTTGTTGGATTAAAATTTCGTCCTCATGACCATTCATCAAGCGACGAAGATGAGCAAAATCAATCTTACTAGCATACCTTCGATGCTTTTTCATGTCTTTATCTATGCTAAGCAAGAGAGCATCAAGAGTTAAATGATCTTTTCTTTTTACCTTTGAGATGTATTCTTGTGTGGTTTGGAGCAAAAATGCCTTTCGACTCTCATCGTTTTCGTAAATTTCAGTTGCTATCTTACGTAAAATTTCAAAATCACTCTCATCTGGCTCAAATTTAGCTGACAATATCGCCGCAAAAACTTTCGCGCGAAACTCAAGCGACTTATGATGGTAGACTAAAAACTGCCTAAATGCTGATAAAAAGTGTAGTTTAAATTTAAAAGCCATTTTGTGAAATCTTTATTTTAATATCGTTTTATTATACTCAATAAAAATAAAATCTAGCTACTGTTTTTACTTTGACACTATTAAAAATGGAAATTTGAGTGGCGCAGCGGACGGGGCTCGAACCCGCGACCTCCGCCGTGACAGGGCGGCATTCTAACCAACTGAACTACCGCTGCACCTAAAGAATAATGGTGGTCGCTATAAGACTCGAACTTATGACATCCACCTTGTAAGGGTGGCGCTCTACCAACTGAGCTAAGCGACCAATGAATTTATAAATGGCGACCCTTAGAGGATTTGAACCTCTGTTTCTACATAGAGAAAGTAGAGTCCTGAGCCACTAGACGAAAGGGTCATGAACCCGAAAAAGTGGTGTCCTGTGTTGGATTCGAACCAACGACCCCCTCATTAAAAGTGAGATGCTCTACCGGCTGAGCTAACAAGACATTTTTGAAAAACGAAGTCTGATTATACTAAAAACGCTATCTTTTGTCAAGAGAAAATTTAAAAGAATGTGTAATTTAGAAAAAATTATTACAAATTTTTGGAAAAAATATATACTATTTTGCTAATAACATGCTATTATTAAGACTTAAAAAAAATTTAATATAAATTTTATACTCATTGTGTATTTTGAGTTAAATTTTAAAGGTAATTCTATGAGCAAAAAGAAAATTTCTACCCTAGGCTCAAAGCTTGGAGCTTTAGGTCCTGGCATACTTATGGCTTCGGCCGCGGTAGGCGGATCGCACATCATCGCATCCACACAAGCAGGTGCGATATATGGCTGGCAGCTAGCTATCATTATCATACTAGCAAACCTTTTTAAATACCCATTTTTTAGATTTGGCACACAATACACCCTTGATAACGGACACAGCCTACTTACGGGTTACTACGAAAAAGGACGCTTTTATATCGGTATATTTTTAGTGCTTAGCCTCTTTGCAGCTGTTGTGAATACCGCAGCCGTTAGCATGATAACAGCGGCGATTTTAAGCTTTATATTGCCGTTTAAAGCAAGCACGACAATGCTAAGCGTGGTTGTATTATCAGCTAGCATGGCCATCATTTTACTAGGTAGATATAGCGTGCTTGATACGGTTTCAAAACTTATCATGATAACGCTTACCGCAACTACGGTTTGGGCGGTTTTGATCGCATTTTCTAGGACGGGATTTGACGGAGTTATGACACCTGACTTTATAGAGCCTTCGCCTTGGCAGCTTGGAGCACTTGGATTTATCATCGCTCTTATGGGCTGGATGCCTGCGCCAATTGAGATCTCAGCACTTAATTCAATGTGGGTAATAGCAAAGAAAAAGATAAAAAGAGTATCTTACGAAGATGGCTTGCTTGACTTTAACGTAGGCTATGTGGGAACAGCTATCTTGGCACTTGTGTTTTTAGCTCTTGGTGCGCTTGTGCAGTATGGCTCAGGAGTAGAGGTCGAGACTAGAGGTGTGGCATATATAAATCAATTTATAAATATGTATGCTGCGACTATCGGCGAATGGGCTAGAGGGCTTATCGCATTTATAGCATTTATGTGTATGTTTGGCACTACCATCACGGTTGTAGATGGGTATTCTAGGGTAAACTGTGAAAGCATCAGGCTAGTTTTAGGTAAGGATCAAACAAAGCTTGTTTATTTTAACTTGTGCGTTATCATAACAAGCGTCATAGGCTTTTTTATCATTTCGATGTTTAACAACGCCCTTGGGCCGATGGTTAGATTTGCAATGATAGCTTCGTTTGTTACTACGCCGATATTTGCGTGGCTAAATTTAAGCCTTGTCTTAAGCAAAGGACAACATAAGGTAAAGGGCTTTTTATACTATCTATCAATCACAGGACTTGCATATCTTAGCATATTTGCATTATTCTTTATAACTTACGAGCTTGGACTGTTTAAATAATCTTGGACTTCAATAGTCCAAGATTGATAGATGTATTTTAAAAATTTTAAATATCTAACTTGAGTACGAATTAATGTGAATTTGCCGGCTTTTTGACATTTTTCTCCAAAAACTCCCTCTCTTGTTTGGTTGGCTCATATTCATCTTTAAAGAACTCTTGCTTTGATTTTATCTTTTGTTCTAGCATTTTGTTCTCGTAAATTTTATACGAAGGCTTCCAGTATTCAAGCTGGTTTCTCATATCGTGAGCATGTCCTACTCCTACGTGGCAACTTACACATTTAAGCTCTTTGTCGCTTCCTTGAAGTTTAACGTAGTGAGCGTGCATCTTTTGAGCTTGCTGTGATGAAGCTGTTGTGTCTAAGATGTTAGTATGACAGCTCATACAGCCGTTGTCAAACACATAGTGCTCTTTATTTTTTAGATTAGCCACCCAGTTTATACTATCAGGATCGCCAAAGAAGTGGATATAGCCCTCTACTATGCCATTAACTGCTTTTTGATATACGTATTTGGCTAGGTTGTCGTGAGGTAAATGGCAATCAACACATTTAGCCTTTACGCCTATTGCCCCACTGCCTGCATGGATATCTTTTTGATATGATATAACCATAGGATCCATCTCGTGGCAGACTCCACAAAATCTATCCGTGCTGGTCTCTTCAAGCACATAATGAACCGGTAAAACAACGAAAAATCCAACAATGCCACTTATCACCACAATAAGAGCTAATAATTTCTTTGAAATTTTCATGGTGTTACTCCCATCCATTGTGGAACCTCATGCTCGTGGCATTCGCTACACATATTTATAGACGGCTTGTGCTCGAAGTGGCACTCGTCACAGTATAATGTAGGACCGTCGTGAACCGAGTTGTGTGGATTAGCTTTTAGCGTATCCATAAATTTAAGTCTTTGCGCTAGTAGCTTTTTAGTGCCGTGGCAGCTTAGACAGCCTTCATCTTTTATGTTTTTAAATTTACTAGGATCGTCACCTTGATTTGCATGACAATCTATACAGTCAAACGCCAAATGTTCATGATGAGGCTTTAGCTTATACTTAGCTTTAAGCTCATCAGACATTACTATCTTTGTTGAGTTTGTTTCAGCAGACTTCGTATCACCAAAGACGAAACTAAAACAGGTAACCAAAGATAGCAATAATAATGCCAATCTTTTCATAAAAGAACCTTTTGCTTGTTTTAATTAAATTTGGCAGGGATTAGCCACCCCGCCTTTTAGAAGATAATGTTTAAATGTTTTCACCAGCAATCATACCAAACACCATGCAATCACTCATACTCATAGTTCCAAGTCTTCCGCCGCCTTGTATGCCACCAGTTACTTCTCCGGCAGCGTATAGTCCAGCAATTGGTTTTTGTGTTTTGCGTGATATGACTTGAGCCTTTTCATTTATCTGTATGCCGCCCATGCAGTATAGAATTTTAGGAGTGCTTAAACTAGCATAAAATGGTGGTTTTGATACATCAATGCCATGAACATCGGCTTGTTTTAAGGGCTTGCCAAATTCAGGGTCTTTTTCGGCTTTTACATAGCCATTAAAGTCACTTACCGTTTTTAAGAAAGGCTCTACTGGTATATTGTAAGCTTTTGCTAACTCTTCAAGAGTATTAAATTTCTTGATTGAGCCGCTCTCGACACCTTTTGAAGTATAAAGCGGATTGTTTAGATCTACTGCTGCTTGGTCGCAGATATTTACAGGATAGTTGTCATTATTTGCGCCCTCAGCCATAACTTTAAATATCGCATCGCATTTTATTTTTCTGCCTGCATGCTCGTTCATAAAGCGTTTGCCTGTTTTTGGATTAATGCTTAAACCATAGTCATTTGAGCAGTGGTTTGTAAATACTGCTGACGTTCCAAAGCCTTTTTCTGTTGGGTTTGTGTATGGATTTAATTGTATCCAGCTTAGAAGTAGTGGGTTTGCACCTACATCCATAGCAGCTAGCAATGCACCAGCAGTCGCACCCGGTTGTGAAACTGTTTCTATATTTGTTTTTAGATAAGGCACTTGTTGAGCGCGGAACCATTTGTCGCTACTAAATCCGCCAGCTGCTAGTATAACGCCATTTTTGGCTTTTATGTATTTTACGTCGCCACCTGTATTTTCAAGATCATCGCTTGCAAGACTTGAATCAAATTTGTAGTTTTCGCGGCATTTTATGCCTACAACCCTATCGCCCTCCATAACAAACTCATCAAATTTTGTTCGTTTTTTGATGATAGCATTTGGATTTGCTTCTATCATTTTATGCATAGGTTGGATGTAGCCTGAGCCGCTTGCTACTTTTACTTGAACTGCACGCTTGATAGAGTGACCGCTAGCTGATATACATTTAGGTACAAACTCAACGCCAACTGTTGATTTTAGGTATTCAAATGCTTCGTTTGCTCTATCGTAAATAACACTTAAAAGATCTACGTGATTTAAATTTACCCCATCTTTTAAGCAGTCAGCTATAAATAGCTCCTTGCTATCTTTTATACCTTCGGCTTTTTGAAATGCGTTATTTGGCACAGCCATATTTCCGACATTGATAACAGAGTTACCGCCTGCGCGACCCATTTTTTCTATTAAAGCGACTTTTAAGCCGCGTTTTAATGCTTGAAGTGCCGCCATAGAGCCAGCAAAGCCAGTTCCGATGATGACAACGTCGTATTCCTCGTCAAATTTAACTTCATTTGATTTAATTGTGTCAGCATTTGAATTTATGCTACCTAATGCAAGAGCACTAGCTCCTACCATACTCATTTTAAGCAAATCACGTCTTGACATTTTTTCCATTGTGTCTCCTTTTAAAAAGTTGACAAATCATAACGTAAAGAAAGTGTAAATATAGTAAATTTTTGGTAACAACATAAAAATATTAATTTAATATATATGTTTAAGTTTTTTTGAATTTAAAAATCTGATATAATTGCGACATGATAAGAATTTTACTCATAGAAGATGATGAAGCTCTTGCAAAACTCATAGCAAGAGTATTAGAAAAAGAAAATGTCCAAACTCAAATCGCACTAAATCCGCTAGATGGACTTGAGATATTAAAGAGCAATAATTACTTGCTTGACGCTATTGTGCTTGATCTATCCTTGCCCGACATGGACGGGCTTGAAGTTTGCGCACTAGTTCGCAAAACACATCCTAGTTTACCCATCATTATAAGTTCAGCACGCTCGCAAACACTTGATAAAATAAAGGGTTTTGAACTAGGAGCTGATGATTATATTGCAAAACCTTATGAGCCAATCGAGCTTGTTTTTAGACTGCGGGCGATTTTGAGACGAGGGATAACTGTTGTAACTGATGATAAAATTTTTACCATAGATGTTGACAAACATATACTTTATAAAAATGGTAAAATCTTAGAGCTTCCTCTTGCAGAATATGATATATTTGCCTTTTTGTTTGAAAAAGAGGGGTTTGCCGTATCAAGAGAGGATTTGCTTTTAAGCCTAAGCTCAATAAAATTTCAAAGCGGCCTAAAAAGCATAGATGTGCTTGTAGGCAGATTACGTTCTCGTATCGGTGATAGCCCTAAGAATCCACGGTTCATACACTCAGTGCGTGGCGTAGGGTATAAATTTATAAATGCTTAAAATTTCAATTATAAAACTCTTTTCACTACTATTTCTAATAACCCTGATAGTTATTAATTTGTCTTTTTTTGTAGAGTATGAACGTCGTCAAAAAGAACATATATACCAAACTTTTCAAAGGTTCATGCTTGGTACACGCATAAGAGAAAATGGTGGAATAGACATACCGGAAAGACTTGCAGAAATCGGTATAGTTTACAGTAATCTTGATAATGACGACATAAGGGCAAACGGTGATATTTTACTTTATGGGACATATTCTGACATGATTGACTATAATTCTACAATGTATTTTGTTCCACACGAAATAAATGCAACTCATATAAGTGTTCAAGATATAATGTATACAGCCGCATTTGAAACCGATGATTACAGCGAAGTATTATCAACAAAATATGTTTCTGCTTTAGAAAATACACACAAAATAGACATGTCTAGCTTTTGGACTTTGTTTTGGAGTATAAATGGTGCGAGTTTTGGTTTTTTTGTTTTACTTTTGGGTAAATTGCTTAATCTTAGAAATTTAAAAAGGCAAATTAAAGCCGCTGGTTATAAAAAACAATTTAACCCCATTGTCATGAATACCGGAGATGAACTAGAGCAGATAGCAGGTGCATTTAACTCAACAATGCAGAAAATTAATGACTTAAAGGAGGCTAGAGAGCTATTTTTGCGAAATATCTTACATGAGTTTCGCACACCAGTAATGAAAGGCAAAATCATAGCAGGAATAAATAAAGATGACGAGTTTAGAGATGATTTAAAACAAATTTTTTCTCGCCAAGAGATTATACTAAACGAGATTGTAAAAATAGAAAAATTTAGCTCTCATGATTGGGAGCTAGAATTTAACGAATACCGAGCGATAGATTTGCTAGATCATGCCATGGATTTACTATTACGAGATGATACATGGCGTATAAAAATTTTTACAAGCGAGCAGGCAGAGATTTTTAATGTGGACTATGAGTTATTTGCGACGGCTATTAAAAATTTGCTTGATAATGCTTTAAAATACTCAAAAAATAATGTCGAGGTACAAATTTTACAAGGGACTTTTAGTATAGTAAGTGAAGGTGAACCTTTAGAGGCATCAAGGCTGGACTTTAGCCGTATATTTAATCGCAAGAGCGAAGTAGCCGGTTCCGGACTTGGACTTGGCATATATATCGCTAATCAAATTTTTATAAAACACGGCCTGGAGCTAAAATATATCCATAAAAGCAGAAAAAACATCTTTGTAATCAGTAAAAACAATAACAAATAACGAGTGTTTAAATTAATTAACTTACACGACTTAGTTTAGATGATCATCATAAACACCGCAAATAAACCTTATATATCGCTCGTTTTATCCAATTTTCATATCTTTTTATAATCTCAATACGCATTGAATTTTCAATTTTAAATACGCATACGTGATTGTTTGTCATGGTATTTTCTTTATAAGTAGTTTGGGGAATTTAATGCACCACTTTAATGCCACAAGCCAAATCTTTGCTAAGCTCGCTTCTAATTTGTAAGCTCAAACCGTATAGTTTTAAAATATTTTTAATATAAACTGTAAGCATAACGGCTCATTTCTAAACAAAGAACAAATCAAAACCTTCCAACTGCCCTATATTAGATCATCCTTAGAATGCCCAGCTAAGCGTATTTATAAATTTCTTTAGCATAGAAAAATTTGGCGATATTTGATGAAATTATAACAGACATTATCACTCTAACTTGAGCTACAAAAGAGATCCAAACAGCGATCTTGGAGCATTATTTACAACATTTAACAACCATGCTTAATTGTAAGCTATATGGAATTTTCATCTTGGAGATTTGGTTTTGAAAACGGAGCAAATTTTTAACAAACTCGTTACCGGTTATTTTTAATATCAAAAATCATATAAAATAGCACTATATGTTTAAAATATATTAAATATTAATTTTTTATATTTTTTGCTTAAGTTTAATATAATCAATTGATTTTCAGAAAAAATTTACAAAAAGGAGAAAGAGATGGCATTTTCAAGACGAAGTTTCTTAAAAACATCTGCCGTTGGCGCACTAGCACTTAGTGCCAATTCCGCATTTGCTAAAGATGAAGCTGTAAAAACCATACCACACGCTTCAAATTTAGGTGCATTTTATGCAGACGTAAAAGATGGAAAAATAACAAAAATCCACTCACAACCATCAGATAAAGACCCAAAATTCCCAGGAAACGATGCCTGGATAGATAGAGTTTACTCTGATACTCGTATAAAATATCCATGCGTAAGAAAGAGCTTTTTAGAGGGCAAAAACGCACCAGAACTACGTGGCAAAGAGGAATTTGTACGCGTTAGCTGGGATGAGGCACTAAAGCTTATCCTTAAAAAACTAACAAGTGTAAAACCAGAGCAAATTTATAACGCAAGCTACAGTGGCTGGGGACACCCAGGACTTCTTCACAACTGCGGCGCAGTGGCTGGAAGATTTTTTAACACAGTTATAGGTGGCGCGGTAGGAACAGACGGCGAGTACAGCAAC
This is a stretch of genomic DNA from Campylobacter sp. RM6914. It encodes these proteins:
- a CDS encoding response regulator transcription factor; amino-acid sequence: MIRILLIEDDEALAKLIARVLEKENVQTQIALNPLDGLEILKSNNYLLDAIVLDLSLPDMDGLEVCALVRKTHPSLPIIISSARSQTLDKIKGFELGADDYIAKPYEPIELVFRLRAILRRGITVVTDDKIFTIDVDKHILYKNGKILELPLAEYDIFAFLFEKEGFAVSREDLLLSLSSIKFQSGLKSIDVLVGRLRSRIGDSPKNPRFIHSVRGVGYKFINA
- a CDS encoding ArsS family sensor histidine kinase, with translation MLKISIIKLFSLLFLITLIVINLSFFVEYERRQKEHIYQTFQRFMLGTRIRENGGIDIPERLAEIGIVYSNLDNDDIRANGDILLYGTYSDMIDYNSTMYFVPHEINATHISVQDIMYTAAFETDDYSEVLSTKYVSALENTHKIDMSSFWTLFWSINGASFGFFVLLLGKLLNLRNLKRQIKAAGYKKQFNPIVMNTGDELEQIAGAFNSTMQKINDLKEARELFLRNILHEFRTPVMKGKIIAGINKDDEFRDDLKQIFSRQEIILNEIVKIEKFSSHDWELEFNEYRAIDLLDHAMDLLLRDDTWRIKIFTSEQAEIFNVDYELFATAIKNLLDNALKYSKNNVEVQILQGTFSIVSEGEPLEASRLDFSRIFNRKSEVAGSGLGLGIYIANQIFIKHGLELKYIHKSRKNIFVISKNNNK